The sequence CTCTTCCCTACACCAACGCCAAAGAGCAAGGGTGTAGTTGTTACCACGGAGATAAGCGGCCATCTGATGATAGGACCGAATGCTCAAGATTTACCAAAGGAAGAGAAGGAAAATCTAGCAACAACTAGGGAGGGACTCGAAGAGGTCTGGAAGAAAGCTAAGGAGCTCTGGCCCAACTTACCTCCAAGAAGCAAGGTAATAAGGACATTTGCCGGATTGAGGCCTGAACCTACAGGAGGGGACTTCATCATAAGGGCGGAAAAGGAAGTTTGGGGATTTATCAACGTTGCTGGCATCCGCTCTCCAGGCTTAACAAGTGCCCCTGCCATAGCATATGAGGTCAGGGATATAATAAAGCGCGATCTCGGGATAAAGTTAGTTGAAAAGAAAAAGTGGAACCCCTACCGCAAAGACATAACGCACTTCTTCATGCTTTCCAAGGAAAAAGCAAATGAGCTCGTGAAGCAAAATCCATCTTATGGAAAGATCGTATGCAAGTGCAACCACGTGAGTGAAGGGGACATTCTGGAGGCTATTGAAAGAATGAAACTTATAGGCGTCAAAACTCCCAGCATCGACTCAATCAAAGTAAGAACAAAAGCCACAAGCGGGACATGTCAGGGAAGCTTCTGCAGGGTAAGAATAGCCAGAATACTAGCTAGAGAATATGGAGTAGACCTTTGGAACGTGACCCTCAAAGGAAAGGGAAGCGAGATTGGTATCGGAGATGTAAAGGTTCTCCTCAGGGGTGATGTAGAGTGATCTATGACACCATAATTATTGGTGGAGGTCCAGCGGGTCTAGCCGCTGCAGTTAAGGCAAAGAAGCTCGGCCTAAAAGTTCTTCTGTTAGATGAAAATGAGTTCCTGGGAGGCATTTTGCCTCAATGCATACACCCCGGATTTGGACTGCACTACTTCAAAGAGGAACTTACCGGGCCGGAATTTGCACATAGGTTTATCAGAGAGATAAACGAACTGAACATAGAGCACTATACCAATGCATACGTTCTTGAGATTGAGAACTACTCCGACTTGGAGAAGAAGGTTGTCTTTTCTTCTCCAGAAGGCGTGAAGGAGGTGTGGGGAAAGACAATAATTTATGCTGCTGGGGCAAGGGAAAGGCACGCTTTCGAGATAGGCATTGTGGGAGATAGAGTTGCAGGCATTTACACGGCTGGAGAGGCTCAAACTTTAATGGACATTTACGGAGTAATGCCCGGAAAAGAAGTGGTTATAGTTGGCTCTGGTGACGTTGGCTTAATAATGGCGCGCCGCTTTGCCTTAGAAGGAGCAAAAGTAAAGGCGGTCATTGAGCTTATGCCCTACCCCGGCGGTCTTGCAAGGAACGTTATGATTCTCAGAGACTTTGAAATTCCTCTTTACTTGAGTCACAAGGTCGTGGAAGTTAGAGGAAGGAAAAGAGTGGAGAAAGTAAAGGTAGTTAAAGTCGATGAAAACCTGAAAGAAATCCCCGGGAGTGAATTCTGGATCGAATGCGATACATTGCTTATTTCGGCAGGGCTAATACCAAACGTAAAGCTTCTCAAAAAGATAGGGGCTCAAATAGACCCTCTAAACGGAGGACCTATAGTTAATGAATTCCTAGAAACCACCATCCCGGGAATATTTGTGGCAGGAAATGCCCTCTTGATAAACGACCTCGTGGATTACGTAGCGGAACAAGGGGAACTTGCAGCTTTAGGCGCCAAGGAGTTCATCGAAAACCAAGGCATCCTCTCAAGAAAGTGGATAGAGCTGAAAAGAGGCTCAAATGTCAGAATTTTGGCTCCACATTACATAAGTGGAGAGAGGGACGTCTATATTTATGCAAGGGTCTCCAGACCAATGGAAAACGTTAGGGTAACTTTTCCAGAAATCGAAAAAGAACTAAGACTTCCGGTGGTTAAACCCTCTGAGATGCTCAGAATAAAGCTCAAAGCCGAGGAAATACAAAAAGCAGAGGAAGAGATAACCATGGAGGTGGGGAAGGGTGAGGTATAAGCTCACCTGCATAGTATGCCCCATGGGATGCACAGTTGAAGTGGAAGTCGAAAATGATAGAGTTAAAGAAGTAAGCGGCTACAAATGTCCTAGGGGAAAAGAGTGGGCAATTGAAGAGGTCATAAGCCCAAAAAGGGTTGTAATGAGTGTGATAAAGGTTAAAGATGGCAAACTGCCCACGGTGAGTGTTAAGACTGACAAGCCAGTTCCCAAAGACAAGATACCCGAGCTCATGAAACTGCTTGCAAAGATTGAGGTTAAAGCACCGGTAGAGGTTGGTCAAGTAATCTTAGAGAAACCACTAAACTTAGACGTGAAGGTAGTCGCAACCAGGAAAGTCGATTCAGCTTGATCTCTTCATTTTTTAATCCATTCTGGAGTTGAATAAGAATAGGAAAGGTTCAACTCAACTAAGGAAATTGCTGTTTTCGTTCTATTTGAATTGCTTTCTATTGTGGTAGCGGTTATATTAACGAGGAACCTCACTGGGAGGGTGCCATTTACCCACAGCTCTCCGGTAGAGTTCAAGATGTAAACGTACTCTTTGTCTTGCTCTTTTCTGTTGTATCTGATGGTAAAAACGTAGAACTCATTCTTCCTTCCAACAAATTCAGCGGTTCCGTTTTTAAGAAAAACCGATAAGGTCATGAGTGGCCAGCCAAAGTAGTCCTTAAGAAAAGATGTCGTGTTCTCTGTAGATACAAGCTCTTCGAGGGGATACTCTTCAGTTACGTTTTCAAGAACTTTCTCTTCATCCCGTCTAAATCTATAACTGTGGTATTTTCCATCAAATACAGCAACTCTGTAAATCTCTCTCAACTCTCCGGTTAGGCTGTAGGTTTTCCACTCCTCAAAGCCTTCGTTCCTCTCTAAGCTCATCCCTCCGCTTATAGCTCGGGTAAACATTAACTTGGAATCCTCAATCTCTGAGATATAAACTTGATATTGATATTCTCCAACTTTTTTAATCGCTTCGACCATTTCATCTAAAGGGAAAATTAGTTTCTTCATTCAATCACCTTTTTGATCCATTCAGGTCTCTCGTAGGTGTATTCTATCTCAAACTTGGCTGAAAATCTTCTGGTAGAGGTTGCGTTTTCTATTAGGAGGTGGAACATCTCAATCCCCTCAACTTCGCCTTTTATAGGGAGGTTATCTTTAATCCACAGTCTGGCAGTGCCTTTTACCGTTCTCACGTACCTTATAGTTTCAAAATAATCCTGCAGGTGCTGGCTGACGTTTTCTGGCATTGGGGATTCATAGGTTTTGGAAAAGTTAAACACAACTAGGTAAACTCCATCTCCTTCTGCAATTTCAAAGTTAGTCGCATTCTGAAGCATGTCTCGGATTGAATAGAGGGGGTTTCTCGCAAGGTTTGGACCTTTTAATATCTCATATTTTAACTCCTCTGGGCTTTCTATGTATGTCGGACCTTTTTTCAGCTTTTCAAAGTACTCTTGAATTGTCATGTTTGCTTCGCTACTTTGCACTATTTTATTGTTCCTTTCTATTGCAAAGGAAAAGTACATAAAATCTCCAAGAAGAGTCCAATTTAAGTAAGAAACTTCATTGTTGTTCTGAATTGTGGTTAGCTCCCAGAATGCCTCCTCTCTGTCATAGTTAAAGCCACCCCGAGAATGGATTGTAGTGTTGCTGAAGTTACTTATAACGACATAATCCACTGAGTACATATACTTATCAACGTCTTCGATTTCCTTAATAATTGCCTCTGGCGTCGGTTCCTTTTGCATACATGCAGAAGAGCTCACTACTACAAAGAGGATTAAGAGGATAGCCAGCGATTTCTTCAAACCTCTCACCGAAATGTATTACGTATTCAAAATACATATATTTTTCGGTAGAAAAATTGGAAAATTTAAAAATCATCCAGTAACTTCAGCAACCCACTCTGGAGACTGGTAAGTGTAGGCTATTTCAAATTCTATCCTAGCATTTGATGTTGTAGTGCTTTCTTCTAAGCCTTCATAGCTTGTTGTTCTTGTTATCTCTATTTCCCCTTTTGTGGGCAAGTTATTTTGGAGCCACAATCTTCCCGTTCCTTGAGTCACTATAACTTTCTGCACAGAATTAATGCTTGTTCGTTCCTCCTTTGTGAAAGTAAACGTTACAACGTAATTACTTCCTTCCTTGATCGTCGTAACTGAGTTTGCATTGGTGAGGAGATCCCTAACGTAATAAAGTGGGTTCCTTATAGGATCGGGGCCTTTGAAAAGCCATTGCCTGAATTCTTCCGGCGTTGCAATCTCTGTATGTCCTTTGAGGACCTTTTCAAAGTAATCTTCTATCGTGGAGGTTACTTCTCCTTTTTGGACTATCTCGTTATCTTGTTTAACAAGAGCAGAGTAATAAACTGAGTCATCCCAAACGGTTTCATTAGAATATGTGATAAAATCTCCGCTTTTGCTGATAATCTCCCAAAAGGCTTCTCCTTTGCTATAGTCAAATCCTCCTCTTGAAGTTATTTGAGTATTCCCCTCCAGAATTGTGGAATATTTGACAGTGAACCCATATTTCTCGACTTTTTCGATAGCGTTGATTATATCTGCCTTGTTTATAGTAGTTGTAGTTTGAGTTTGAGTCGCAGTTGTCTCTGATGGAACACTAGAGGTGCCGGAGGTTTCACTCGTGCTTTGTTGGGTTGTTGATGTAGATGGTGTGCTTGTGGGAGAAGTAGAACTCTCCTTTGAAACACATGCGGAAATACTAACACTTATGAGGAGAACCAACATTAAAGCAAGGAACTTCTTCATTTTGTTCACCAAAATTATCTTGGTTTTTTGAGTATTTATCTTTTTTCCACTATAATAAAAATAAAAAAGAAAAAAAGTCAGTTCTTGGATTTTAAGAGTTTTGAAGTCTCCCTCAGCTGGGCATATCCAGACTCTAAGTAGGTATCTCCTTCTCTAATGTATCCATCTGCATAGGCACTCCAGGCTCTGTTTAGATGTCTTTCGGCTTTGCTAAAACTTGTCATGATTTCTCCATAGAACTTGATTCCTTTTATCCTAAGCGGCTGGGCTTTTTCCGCAAATGTTTCCAACGTCTCTAGCACTTTTCCTAGTCTCTTCCTGGCTTTTTTGAGGTCTGTCTCTTTCTCCTTCATCACTGTTTCTATCTCTGTAAGTGCGTTTTCTAAAACCTTCTTAAGCTCTACTTCTCCCCCTTCTCCTTTAGTAATGTTTCTGTGAAGTTCTTCCTTCTCTCCCTGTCTTCTAAGGACTATCCCAGCACCCATGATAAATAATGCCCCACCAACTGCAAACCAGAGTGGTGGATTTCTGGCGGAAGCTATAGCTCCTGTGATTAAACCGGCTGTGAGCATAACATTCCCAACTAGCTTCTTCATGTTCATCACCTCATGGTTGTAATACCTCAGCAACTGTGAGCACTGCGAAGAGTAGGGTCATAGCGGCTTCTCCAACCATTAATCCAGCAGCAAATGGGAGCACTTTTTCAACTATGAACTCATAGCCCTTCTTCCTCTTTGCAATCTCATTTACAATACATCCAATTCCATAGGGAATGATGTAAAGCATTGGAAGGTACATTGAAAGTCCCACAAGAACACCAAGTCCTGGGATTCCACTGAGTGAAAGGACAAAGCCAAGTAATCCTCCCGCTATGAACTTGTCTATTGGAACATTTCCACCGAGCACTGCATCTACCATTGATTTGAGGGCCATTGCCTGAGGTGCTGGAACTTTGTCGTTTCCAATTCCATAGGCATTCCATATAAGGCCAACAACTGTTAGAGCGATTATTGGGCCGAGCCAGGCAGTTAAGAGCTCAACCTTTTGCTGTCTTGATGGAATAGCACCCACCATATGACCAGTCTTGAGGTCTTGCATCATATCTGCAGCACCTGAAATGGCAACACCAACAGTTGCTCCCATTAGTATGGTGAGCGGCACGTTCTTGTGGGTCAAATAGAGAAGTATCATAACCGAGACTAAGGAAAGACCCGATACTGGACTCCAATCAGTCATTCCGGTGGACATTGCTACGAGAAGTGAGGCTATAAAAATCCATGCAACACCGATGAGAGCTGTGAGGAGGCTCCTACCAAGTCCAAGGCCTCCAAGCTTGTATGCTGTTATTAAGAGCAAAGCAAATGCCAAAATTGCTCCACCAATTAGATAGTATATTGGAAGCTCCTCACTATTTCCATTTTTGTCTTTCACTCTGCTCGCCTGTGCAAGGCTCTTCATTGCAACAGCAATTACCGGAAGTGAGAGTATCAGTCCTGCTATTGAACCGCCAAGAAGCATTCCTATACCAAGGGGTCTTGTCATAGTTCCATAAACGTAGCCGCTTATAGCACTACCCTGAACGTCAGCTGGAATCCATCCAAGGGCTTTAACCACTGGGGTTATGATATAGTAGGAGAGTATACCACCAGCAAGAACTATCAGACCGTTCCTTCCAGTGATTAAACCCATACCAAATACCATGAGTGAGAGGGCTATAGTTAGGTTAATCCATTCTGGAAGGTGGAGCACCGAGCCAAGGTCAACGACCTCGGGTATTATGTGTGGTAGTCCAAATAGAGGGAACTGTTGAATGAGATAAACTAGGGCACTGATAATCATACCAAAGAACAGCAATCTTGCCTTCTCTATACCGCTACCGGGAGTTTTGAGTATTGTAGCCACTGCAGTACCTGTTGGAAATCTAAGTCTGTCTATCTCGATCATTTGCTTCCTGAGTGGAATTATGAATGTTATACCCAAAATTGCTCCAGCGGCTGTTGCCAGGAAGAAGTACAAGGTGTTTATCTCCTGGTGAAGGCCCATTATGTAAAGTGCCGGTATTGTGAATATGACACCAGAGACGGAGATATTTACTGCTGAAGCAATTGTCTGGACTATATTATTTTCAACGACCGTGCCCTTCTTGAGTAGTCCTCTAAGAATGCCCCAACCAACAATTGCCGCTATTGCAGAGCCTCCAGAGGTGAAACCCATAATCATTCCGGCGTAGGTAAAGCTTGCAGCCATAAATGCTCCCCAGAGAACCCCTAAGATTATGGCAACTGGTGTTACTTCTCTATAGCTTTCTTCCCTCTTTGTAACGCTCTGCCCGACATACCTTTCCATTTTCAACCCTCCGTACGTTTTTGTACATGTGGTCTATTCTATATACCAGGAATACAAAAGCAAGACATTCTGCCTTTTTTTGCACATATAAAGTTTTCTAGATCGATTATATCCGTTAACGAGAATTATAAACCAATATAACTTACAAAAAAGCAACTATGTTGCACTTTTATCATAAGACATGTAAAGAGCACAAGACGCAAGGAAGGAATTCATGAATGTATCTTCATAAAACATGGATGGTCAAGAATTGCCGTTATTTCAGAAAAATTTTCAAATAAAACAGAAAATTCCGAAAATTATTAGGAGCGCTTCCTCAGAGAGAACTAAACTTTTGAAGAAATATCCTTAGGTCTGTTTTAAAGGGCTCTTGAGCATTCCTTATCTCTTCTTCCAAAGATTCTACAAAAGAGACTTCATCTTGGGCTTTTGAACTTATCTCTTCAACTTTTCTCTTTAGCTCCTCGTAGTACTCAATATATGGCCTCACCTCAAAGAGGGCTCTCTCTATTTTTTCCTTCATGCCTTCACCTCCTAACGAACCAGTACCACCACGCTCTTTCGAGGTCTTCCCTTTGTCCAAGCATTATAAAATACCTAATGAGGGCTATGTTAATAAAAATCAGCAATATCGTGAAGATGTAATACGAGGGGATTGCAAGGCTTAGAAATGCAAAATAGTCCCACAGAAAGTGGAGCAGTATTGCAAGGGCAAAATAGCTTGAAAGGCTTTGGATTTTCCCCTCCGCCTTCAACCCGTATCCAACGCCAACTATTGCACTCCAGGTTGCGTGGGCGAAAGGTGTTAAGAAAGCCCTCACAATGGTAGTCCCAACCCCAAAGCCAATCCCGTACAAGAAATTCTCGGTAGCTGCAAATCCCAATCCCGCTGCAACACCGTAAACCACGCCATCCATTATTCCGTCCATTTGTCCTGCCTTAAATGGAAGCCTAATGGCTAGAGCTTTTGCCGGTTCTTCCACAATGCCGGCCACAAGCGCCATATAAAATGCAGTTGCTGGTAAGAGGGCATATCCAAACTCTCCTTGTACTAAAAATGCCTCTAAAAACATTGCAACGCCAACAGAGAGAGTGCCTCCCAAGATGAATGTTGCCATAACATAGCGTTTTGGCTCGGGTTCATACTTATCCTCGTGATAGAAATACCAGAGCAGTGCCAAAGCTGGTGCATAGGCGAAGAATATTATAGCACTCAATACATCCATATCATCACCAGAAGAAATTTAGTTCTTTTTGATTTTAATCCTTGCGGTCAAATTCTTTGGAGTGCTCTGATTAGGTCTCCAAGCTTTCCAAAGTCCAGGAGTTCTTTGTCCAGGGGGACAAGAACCTTAAAGTTGAAAAGATTGACATCTCTAAGAAAGGGAGAAACGATTTCCCTGAGAATATCGTTTCCATATGCCCATGGAGAAAAAGCTGGGAGCACTATTAGAGGCTCACCCACTAAAAATATCGGAACTTTTATTAATGCTCCGACTTCATCCCTAAGCCTTATTGCAGGGTGCTCATGACCGATTATAAACTTCTCCCCCTCGACAAGCTTGTGACCGTGAACTATTTTCCACTTCCCGATTTCAAGCTCATCAACCACCTCTACACCAAGTTCCCTGATCCAGCTTATCCCTACGTCATGGTTACCCCTTACAACGACTATCTCCTCTACAAGAGGAGTTATCTTCTCAAAAAACGCCTTGAGTTCAAGCTTTTCTCGCTTGAGGGGAATGAACGAATGCTTGAGGTCGCCGTCTATTATCAATCGTTTTGGTCGTTCTTCTTTGAGAAGGGCAACAGCGGAATCAACCATCTGTCTGAAGGCTTTTGGAA comes from Thermococcus alcaliphilus and encodes:
- a CDS encoding NAD(P)/FAD-dependent oxidoreductase, coding for MKTRVAIIGAGISGASIARVLSKYENLEVHLIEKNADVGWGVSKANTALIHGGYDDDPEKYPVRAKLCIKGNRLWHEWVKELEIPHIWNGALIVALRDEDFKELEELLERGRKNGVPEMRIVDKEELFHLEPNLNPEALGGLWVPIVGQIGPIPAVIAIVENAVANGVKLHLETEVRGIKVEGGEVKGVETNNGFIEADIIINAAGLYADEISRMVGVEDFEIHPRKGEYWIFDDDIPGPRRVLFPTPTPKSKGVVVTTEISGHLMIGPNAQDLPKEEKENLATTREGLEEVWKKAKELWPNLPPRSKVIRTFAGLRPEPTGGDFIIRAEKEVWGFINVAGIRSPGLTSAPAIAYEVRDIIKRDLGIKLVEKKKWNPYRKDITHFFMLSKEKANELVKQNPSYGKIVCKCNHVSEGDILEAIERMKLIGVKTPSIDSIKVRTKATSGTCQGSFCRVRIARILAREYGVDLWNVTLKGKGSEIGIGDVKVLLRGDVE
- a CDS encoding NAD(P)/FAD-dependent oxidoreductase, translating into MYDTIIIGGGPAGLAAAVKAKKLGLKVLLLDENEFLGGILPQCIHPGFGLHYFKEELTGPEFAHRFIREINELNIEHYTNAYVLEIENYSDLEKKVVFSSPEGVKEVWGKTIIYAAGARERHAFEIGIVGDRVAGIYTAGEAQTLMDIYGVMPGKEVVIVGSGDVGLIMARRFALEGAKVKAVIELMPYPGGLARNVMILRDFEIPLYLSHKVVEVRGRKRVEKVKVVKVDENLKEIPGSEFWIECDTLLISAGLIPNVKLLKKIGAQIDPLNGGPIVNEFLETTIPGIFVAGNALLINDLVDYVAEQGELAALGAKEFIENQGILSRKWIELKRGSNVRILAPHYISGERDVYIYARVSRPMENVRVTFPEIEKELRLPVVKPSEMLRIKLKAEEIQKAEEEITMEVGKGEV
- a CDS encoding DUF1667 domain-containing protein; the protein is MGCTVEVEVENDRVKEVSGYKCPRGKEWAIEEVISPKRVVMSVIKVKDGKLPTVSVKTDKPVPKDKIPELMKLLAKIEVKAPVEVGQVILEKPLNLDVKVVATRKVDSA
- a CDS encoding cell division protein yields the protein MKKLVGNVMLTAGLITGAIASARNPPLWFAVGGALFIMGAGIVLRRQGEKEELHRNITKGEGGEVELKKVLENALTEIETVMKEKETDLKKARKRLGKVLETLETFAEKAQPLRIKGIKFYGEIMTSFSKAERHLNRAWSAYADGYIREGDTYLESGYAQLRETSKLLKSKN
- a CDS encoding OPT family oligopeptide transporter, giving the protein MERYVGQSVTKREESYREVTPVAIILGVLWGAFMAASFTYAGMIMGFTSGGSAIAAIVGWGILRGLLKKGTVVENNIVQTIASAVNISVSGVIFTIPALYIMGLHQEINTLYFFLATAAGAILGITFIIPLRKQMIEIDRLRFPTGTAVATILKTPGSGIEKARLLFFGMIISALVYLIQQFPLFGLPHIIPEVVDLGSVLHLPEWINLTIALSLMVFGMGLITGRNGLIVLAGGILSYYIITPVVKALGWIPADVQGSAISGYVYGTMTRPLGIGMLLGGSIAGLILSLPVIAVAMKSLAQASRVKDKNGNSEELPIYYLIGGAILAFALLLITAYKLGGLGLGRSLLTALIGVAWIFIASLLVAMSTGMTDWSPVSGLSLVSVMILLYLTHKNVPLTILMGATVGVAISGAADMMQDLKTGHMVGAIPSRQQKVELLTAWLGPIIALTVVGLIWNAYGIGNDKVPAPQAMALKSMVDAVLGGNVPIDKFIAGGLLGFVLSLSGIPGLGVLVGLSMYLPMLYIIPYGIGCIVNEIAKRKKGYEFIVEKVLPFAAGLMVGEAAMTLLFAVLTVAEVLQP
- a CDS encoding PrsW family intramembrane metalloprotease, which produces MDVLSAIIFFAYAPALALLWYFYHEDKYEPEPKRYVMATFILGGTLSVGVAMFLEAFLVQGEFGYALLPATAFYMALVAGIVEEPAKALAIRLPFKAGQMDGIMDGVVYGVAAGLGFAATENFLYGIGFGVGTTIVRAFLTPFAHATWSAIVGVGYGLKAEGKIQSLSSYFALAILLHFLWDYFAFLSLAIPSYYIFTILLIFINIALIRYFIMLGQREDLERAWWYWFVRR
- a CDS encoding metallophosphoesterase, which encodes MYKLLPQKAIKIKNSIIIADLHIGYEESMAKEGIYLPKAFRQMVDSAVALLKEERPKRLIIDGDLKHSFIPLKREKLELKAFFEKITPLVEEIVVVRGNHDVGISWIRELGVEVVDELEIGKWKIVHGHKLVEGEKFIIGHEHPAIRLRDEVGALIKVPIFLVGEPLIVLPAFSPWAYGNDILREIVSPFLRDVNLFNFKVLVPLDKELLDFGKLGDLIRALQRI